CATTTGTAGTGTTATGGCATCTTCCTCCAACATCATACCTAGTCGGTCCAAAATACTTTATAGGAGTGACTCCAGAACCCAAACCACGTACTCTCCCATTATGCTCTGGACCCATTAGCTCTTGAAAGATCTCTTCGTTCACTTTAGCTAAATTCGTACTCGAACCTTCACTGTGTTCTTCCCGAAGCTTCTTAGCTTTATCCTAAAAGATTCACAACAAAAATTTTAGTATCTAACTAAAACATGTAATATAGGACAATGAATTGCTAATTAACAAACTCATTATTTGCACCATTCCAATGTCATTGCATTACCAAATTTGTATGTTTTCTAATGCATGTTGTATTCTCCACTGTTTGCTTGTGTAATCTAATTGGATTCAAATGTCCATATATCCCAGTTTGGTAATATCAAGAGATTGGGAATTGCTAGGAATAAAAAGGTCggatatatatattaatttagttattgTCTTCTGCAGAAACAATTATGTATGTTTTCCCTTCACAAAGAACCAAAATAATCTAGCTCAGCCTAATAATAGACATGGTATATTAATCTcttgaattaataaaaatggCAAGATTCAAAATGAGTGCATACTGTTAATTGAAATCCGAAAACCATATTtctagaaaatttaaaagaagaGATAAGAGTACCATTAGCTCTTTACTATTATCATCAATATATGTGCCGTCCTTCTTCTTATGAGTCTTCTCATAAAATGTAAGTCGATCAGGAGCCTTTCCGTTTTGTATttcctaaaaatatgaaattttgttagagatttaaattaaaacaaaatcaatttaatcacaTAATTACCATTTCTTTCCTCAGCCTCGCATAACTTTTCCTTCCAgtagtttgtttgtttttcttcttgTTGGCATTGGCAGTATTTATTTGGCTTACtttctaaaaacaaaacaaaaattaatcatacaatttatcatttaaaataaacaatcacATAAACTAAATACAAACCTGACTTTGTTCAGTGTACCATCCATTCACCAAAATACGCCATTGAGCTGCTTCAACTCCTTTCGGAACATTCGTTAGAACTTGATCTTTAGGTTTATTGCGACTGAAATGTTGCAATTTTAGGTCAGATTTGTAATCCCTCCATTTTTTACCCACTGATTCAAGAACCCATCTTTTTGTCTCGGGAGGAATCAAAAATTTCTCCTATCACATCAAATAATATTCAGTTAGATCTTAGTTTAAAGTTAAATaattatagaaattaaaattgtaaaagtttCTATACCTGCACCAAAGTTAAAATATCGTCACGAAATGATTTATAATCTTTGCTATCCCATCTAGGCATATCCAATGGTGCGTATTTCCCATTCAATGCAATAGTCCCTAAGAAGGatccaagtgttgcaccttCTCTCGAACATGGAACTCCAAATTCATCTACTTCTACATATATCTTTTCATCCTTTTCCATATTCCATACAGAAGACATTGTTGTTCTCCCTCTCTTTTTAAATCGCCTTCCATCATTGTCTACaagtaatttaattaacttactTTGTACtacataataaaatataattgaaaagtaCGTAAGAATTTACATACTACCTATCATTTCTGTGCAAGTATCAACAATAGGTTGACAGCTCTCTGGTTCAACTGGTTGTGATTGTGAAGATGCATTGCTTCCATTTTGATTATTCACTTGTTGAATCGAGGCTTCAGAATATGAACTATCTGTCACAATCCTTAAGTTATGCAAGCTACGAGACTTTGACACCATTTGTAATCCTGCATTTTACAATAAATACTGATCAGTAATCAATTGAGTGCAATACTATAATCATACAAATAATTAAGCTTCTTTTAACTAAGAATAAATTAAACAATGTGCAAAAATGACTAATTACCTGATGCGATGTGCAAAAAACAGATTACAACTCATGAAAATAACCTCAAAAAAACAGAGCAGTAGTTGctataaaaatatcaaagcaTAGAAAATGCTTTAAGTAACAGACAACCAATTTCAAATTATTCTCATAAAAACAGAACAACGGTAGCTATAAAAATATGAAAGCTTAGAAAATGCTAAGCGTCGTCATTGTTTACATTAACCCTTGCCCAAGCAGGTTGCATTTGTTCACATAATATCTGCCTACTAATGGAAGTAAAAGAATCATCATCTCCTTCCGTGTGACCCATATCAAATGCATCTCTAGGTTTAATTTTAATAGCCACATGCCAATTTTGATCACTTGGATCTTCCACATAGAATACTTGATCAGCTTGAGAAGAGAAAATATATGGATCATCAGCTACATTGTCACCCGTATGAATTAACTGAGAGAAGTTAACTAATGTATACCCAAATTCATCTTTTCTCATTCCAGCACTATTGTGAACATCAATCCAATCACATTTAAATAATACAACCTTAAAACTCCCATAGTAATTTAATTCAACAATATCTCTTAGTTTTCCAAAGTATTCCACACCCCCTCCTTCAGATTTGTTAACTACACCGCTATTTTGAGTCAATCTTTGCTCTTCACGGGTCTTGGTATGAAATCTAATTCCATTGATAATGAAACCAGAAAATCTTCTTGCTACCTTGTTAGGACCCCTACCTAGGGCCACAATTTCAGCAGAGATAGTCGAGTCACGCACTAGACCTATAacctataaaattttaaaaatacaataagGGTAAACTCTAAATGTTAAAACTACAAACACAATCAGATTATGTACTAACCTTGCTTTGAAGCCAAATGTGAAACTTTTCATTTATCAACATTTCCAAGTCATTTGGATTTAGGCGAGATTGTCTACGCCGTTTTCTTTTCTCGATATCAATAAACTCTctacatttataattaaaaattggcAATGTTAAGACTAAACTCCTAGTAGTAAGTTGCAATATCATGATAAAGTTTAACTTACTGGCGATATTGTACAAGTTGATCACAATGTCGTAGCACGTAACGGTGCGCTTGAATTAAAGATTTATCATCTAAGACAATATCTTCAATCCTCCCTATAGTTTGACCAGCACTTGCAAATAAGTATTTCATGTATTGATTAGTAGGCGGATCTGGATTTCGCAAAGGTCGATTGAATTTTGTCTCAACTCCTTCAAGATACCGAGAACAAAATGTTAAGCATTCATTTGCTATGTACCACTCAGCAATCGACCCTTCTGGATGAGCTCTATTTCGAACAGATGATTTATAAGTAACAAATTCCCTAAAATAATGAAagaattaagaattaaaaaaatgaagagagTAAGAAATAATTGAACTCAATTTCTATGGTTTACCTTTCACTAGGATACATCCATCTATAATGCACCGGACCGCCAAGTTTAACTTCCTCTACTAGGTGAACCATTAGATGAACCATTATGGTGAAAAACCCGGGAAGAAAGGTCATCTCCATATGACAAAGAGTCAAAACAAGATTTTGTGATTTCACGAGTAATAAGATCTGCCAAAGTAAACAAAAATAAGAGTTAGCATgtcaattatgaaaaatataaaatgattacTACATAGTAGGCAAATTTTCATGTCGTACAGAGCATTCTTATCCGAATCTGAAAAGATAAGGTAGTATTGtgattttgagtatatgaataaATGCCAAATAGAAATTGTCACAAATTGTCATAATTActcttgtaatatttttaaacagtTACCTAAACCTAATAAGCTAATAAGCTGTTTTATTGCATATGAAAAGATAATAAGTAGATAACCTAAGATAGGAaaaatgtatttaatattttaacaaaacaCTGCTAACAACATTTTAAAGTATAAACTTCATATAAAATCAGCAGCTAATGAATCTCAAGAAGTTATCAGTTTCTGATGATCAATTCTCAATTCTAGCAAGGCAACAACAACAGGACAACATAAGCACCACCAATAAAATCATATGTAAAAAGTACAGATAAATACTGAAATAAGCTTGATATCACAATTTTATAATTGCAATACAGAAGACAATGTTGCCCCATTGGCATTGATCAAATAAGCAAAAAATGCAGGTTTCTAATGAAAGGTAAAATTAAGCTGAAGGGTGTAATGTTGCTAATCATTAACTGTTTTAATTCATTGACAATTAAACAGGTCCTAAAAGGGTGTAATATTGCTAatcattaacaattaaaaagaaCAATCAAAACTTAAGCATTGCTAATAACACAAAATCTGAACCTATTTTCAAAAAACAACCCAAACATTAGAAGAGAAAATCACAATAgaaaaaataacagtttaaCACATTACCGAGAAATGAACAGAAGATTCTTTACCGATCTAGTGCGGATCTAGATTGTGATTTGAATTGATGAAACGTTAGCAAGCTCGAAACCCTAACTTTTGCAAATCGCTCGGAAATATCAATCAATTAACCGAAAATCCTAGAAGATAAAACCAATCATTAAGAGAGATCAATGACCTATTTACAGATTGAAGGAGAAATATGATAAAACTCAATAAAAGAACCGTGGAGACCTAAAAATTGAGAACTGAGAAAGATGATAAAACCCATCATTGATGAAGAGCAGCTAAAGAGACGAAGAACAGCGTTTGTACTCGGAGTGAATCGAAGAGACGAAGAAAAAGAGGTGATGGTGGCGAACAGCTAAAGAgacgaagaaaaagaaagtgaATCGTATTTTACAAaagtgaaaaaagaaaagagaaattacttttattttatcaacCGCCCCTAAGTTTCGTCCCTATAAAACTTAAATACTTGGCGTGGGGCA
This window of the Mercurialis annua linkage group LG5, ddMerAnnu1.2, whole genome shotgun sequence genome carries:
- the LOC126682746 gene encoding uncharacterized protein LOC126682746, giving the protein MVSKSRSLHNLRIVTDSSYSEASIQQVNNQNGSNASSQSQPVEPESCQPIVDTCTEMIDNDGRRFKKRGRTTMSSVWNMEKDEKIYVEVDEFGVPCSREGATLGSFLGTIALNGKYAPLDMPRWDSKDYKSFRDDILTLVQEKFLIPPETKRWVLESVGKKWRDYKSDLKLQHFSRNKPKDQVLTNVPKGVEAAQWRILVNGWYTEQSQKVSQINTANANKKKNKQTTGRKSYARLRKEMEIQNGKAPDRLTFYEKTHKKKDGTYIDDNSKELMDKAKKLREEHSEGSSTNLAKVNEEIFQELMGPEHNGRVRGLGSGVTPIKYFGPTRYDVGGRCHNTTNVCQSEEVKDLKEQLHNMSKTVDALKAFINKQFPGQWTSTGVDNHQDGHSSS